Below is a genomic region from Prolixibacteraceae bacterium.
ATAAGTGATGAGATATCTGCTGCCCCTTTCTCGTTTGTTGTGACAACTTCTCCTGTCTTTGATTTAATATCTACATTGGCTAGGGGAATGTGTTTTACCCCATCATACACTTCAATACGTTGCGCCATTGTTCCTATGGAATATAGAATACAGGCTGAGATAAGGATAACTCTATATATATTGTTCATATAAATACACTTTAATAGTTCGATTTAGAAGGAATAAAAGATATCTGAAGAATACTTATCGAATTTTGTTTGTATACATCTTTGTTTGACTTCTTAATATGATCCACTCGTATTTCAATAGTATTGGTTCCCCATTCTTCAGGTATATCAAAATTACAGAAGCTTACAGGTTTCTTTTTAGCATTATAATATTTAGGAAGATTTTGCCTCCAAACATTACCTGCTTGGATCCCATTAAAGAATAATTTTACACTTCCACCAACTCGACCATTAATACCGTTTGCTGATAGCACTCGTATTTCATAGTTGCCTGGAATTAAGGCAACTTCTTTCAATATATCTTCTCCTTCACTATCTTTTATCACATTAAATGTTTTAGGAAAAGAGATACTGTATTTTTCGTTTCTCGGAGATTTTGTTATAAAATTACCTTTAAATCCATATCCCCATTTAGGATTAAATGGTTTTATTTTCATGACAACTCCCTTAGGGATTGAAAGATATTTATTAATCATTTCTTTGTCGAAACGCCATAAGTCAGATGGGATGAAATGAAGTGTTTTCATATACATACTTTTGGGTATATAGAGTTTCGTTGCAAGGAATACTAAACCATTGCTAGTTTGGATAAGTCCCTTTCTATCGATCTCTTGTTTCCCTGATTCAATTAAAAAGCGTGTTTGAGCAGAAGAGTTTAGGTCATAAATATCTTGTGGTTCAGAAAGAGGGGTTCCTTTATAAAAAATACTTCTAAGACACCAATTTTTCATGTTTTCTAGTAGGCTTTCTGTAATCGTGCCTCCTGTAATTACCACTTTTTCTTTTACCTGGTCAAGTGCATCCAAAACAATTTTATTTGATGGTAGGATAGCAGTCATTGGATGCTCTTCATCTCTTGGATCACATTTACTAAGAAATGTGTTTTTTTCAATCCAAATCGTATCATATACCATGTTCCCATCGTCATTCAGGAACTTTGGAGTACTATTTTCTTTGTCAAATATCTTCTCATCAAATGATTTAATATACTCTTGAATCATCGAATATTCAGGTCCAAGGTTGTAGATCTTCTCATAAATATTATTGTACGTAGGAATAATACCTTTACTATGGTGAACAACTCCGTTTCCCGTGTAAATGTTGGACAACTCTACCTCCTTTGTATTAATTGTAGAGAATGAACTCTTCTTAAACTCAACATACTTTCCTCTATAGGTTGATAGGCGTTGATCATGATCTAACATGTACTGAAAAGCTTCACCGTATATCAAATGAATGAGCATTTGGTTACGAAGTATGTCTACCTCTTCATCGCTTAATACATCTAGGTTCATTTCAAGAAATGTGGCTTCTAGATGCTCATCTTTTACTGCAATAAGTGTTAAGTTTGTAGTTCCTGACAACTCTTTATCTAAACCACACTTTTTCATTAATGCAGAGAACTTAGCATAGTCATTATTACTCTGAAGGTATTCCCAAATATTTTTTGCCGATAATTGTCTCTGGTCCGAGTAATAGCCATCCCATTTGTCATTAAGAGTACAACTACTAGTGCATAAACCAACTAACGCTAAAAGCAGTGTGGTGTAGATAAACTGACTTATTATTTTCTTATTCATCATTTCAAAGGTTTATAGGTTATACCACCAAAAGTCAAATCGCCTTTTCCTGATTTCTTCTCAATCTTAATTGTATGAACACCTTCAGTAAGATGTATACCATAAGAAAATTCCATCCCGTAACCGTAACCAAAGGCTCTAAAAATTGCATTGTGTGTCAATTGATAAATCCCATCAATATAGATGTTCCAAAAACTTCCATTGGGGTTTTTACAACCATAGCCTTTGATGCTATAGGTACCCTCTGCTAGATATGGCGTTTTAAAGCTCACCCAGCCTTCATTTGATTCACCAAAACGAACCCCTAGTCCATGTGTCCCCGTGTAATAATAGTTTCCTGTTTTAGAATCCATCGTTGTGATTTTATTGACGTAGTATATTGGTAATTTTTTAGGAGATGAGTCCCAATCAATTTCATCG
It encodes:
- a CDS encoding fasciclin domain-containing protein, giving the protein MMNKKIISQFIYTTLLLALVGLCTSSCTLNDKWDGYYSDQRQLSAKNIWEYLQSNNDYAKFSALMKKCGLDKELSGTTNLTLIAVKDEHLEATFLEMNLDVLSDEEVDILRNQMLIHLIYGEAFQYMLDHDQRLSTYRGKYVEFKKSSFSTINTKEVELSNIYTGNGVVHHSKGIIPTYNNIYEKIYNLGPEYSMIQEYIKSFDEKIFDKENSTPKFLNDDGNMVYDTIWIEKNTFLSKCDPRDEEHPMTAILPSNKIVLDALDQVKEKVVITGGTITESLLENMKNWCLRSIFYKGTPLSEPQDIYDLNSSAQTRFLIESGKQEIDRKGLIQTSNGLVFLATKLYIPKSMYMKTLHFIPSDLWRFDKEMINKYLSIPKGVVMKIKPFNPKWGYGFKGNFITKSPRNEKYSISFPKTFNVIKDSEGEDILKEVALIPGNYEIRVLSANGINGRVGGSVKLFFNGIQAGNVWRQNLPKYYNAKKKPVSFCNFDIPEEWGTNTIEIRVDHIKKSNKDVYKQNSISILQISFIPSKSNY